A portion of the Salvelinus alpinus chromosome 33, SLU_Salpinus.1, whole genome shotgun sequence genome contains these proteins:
- the LOC139562852 gene encoding very-long-chain (3R)-3-hydroxyacyl-CoA dehydratase-like, whose translation MQTLTPHVYWAQRHGDIYLRVELSDAKNLDICVQNNTLQFKAQGHGAKGDNDYEFSLVFLEPVKPEVSHRSTQRLVNVTVRKQEQRWWDRLTLQERKPLFLTPDFDRWLDESDAEMELQAKEEEKINKVSIESRIHKDPYLGLKKGYLFMYNLVQFLGFSWIFVNMTVRLFILGQDSFYDTFHTIADMMYFCQMMAVAEVMNPLVGLVKTGVFPAMIQVVGRNVILFVIFGSLEEMQNKAVVFFVFYLWSTIEIFR comes from the exons ATGCAGACCCTCACACCCCACGTGTATTGGGCACAGCGGCATGGAGACATCTACCTGCGTGTGGAGCTGAGTGACGCTAAG AATCTTGATATCTGCGTGCAAAACAACACCCTGCAATTCAAAG CTCAGGGTCATGGAGCTAAAGGAGACAATGACTATGAGTTCAGTCTGGTGTTCCTGGAACCAGTGAAACCGGAG gTTAGTCACAGGTCCACCCAGCGCCTGGTAAATGTGACAGTGAGGAAGCAAGAGCAGCGTTGGTGGGATAGACTCACTCTGCAGGAGAGGAAACCTCTCTTCCTGACGCCAGACTTCGACCGTTGGCTCGACGAATCAGACGCGGAGATGGAGCTTCAGGCTAAG GAAGAGGAGAAGATAAACAAGGTCAGCATCGAGTCAAGAATCCATAAAGACC CCTACCTGGGTCTTAAGAAGGGCTATCTGTTCATGTACAACCTGGTCCAGTTCCTGGGCTTCTCCTGGATCTTTGTCAACATGACCGTCCGTCTCTTCATCCTGGGACAAG aCTCGTTCTATGACACGTTCCACACCATTGCTGACATGATGTACTTCTGTCAGATGATGGCCGTAGCAGAGGTCATGAACCCTCTAGTGGGTCTGGTCAAGACAGGGGTGTTCCCAGCTATGATCCAG GTGGTGGGTAGGAACGTAATCCTGTTTGTGATCTTCGGTAGTCTGGAGGAGATGCAGAACAAAGCAGTGGTCTTCTTCGTCTTCTACCTCTGGAGCACCATAGAGATcttcaggtga